The genomic window ATGTCATTTGGAATTGGAACCAATTTTACCAACGATGTGGGGCTTCCTCCAATGAATATGGTGATTAAATTAACAGATACAAAGCCCGATAATTTGCATTGGCAAGGTGTTGTGAAACTGTCTGATGAAAAGAACAAAAATACGGGAACGCCCGAAATGATTGCTTTGGCAAAAGAAGTTCTTGGAATAAAGTAGTGTTTTTTTGCTGAAAATGCATTTTTTTATAACTTCGATACTCGTTTTATTTTAAAATCAGCTTAAATAGATTTTAAACTGTTATTATTCATAACAAAAAGAAAATACGCTTTCATTTTTTGTTAAGAAATGGTACATTAGCAAAAAATCCTAAAATCATATATGCTAGAGCAAAATCAATATACCGAAGATAATATTCGTTCGCTTGATTGGAAAGAACATATCCGTATGCGTCCTGGAATGTATATCGGAAAGCTTGGAGACGGTTCTTCTCCAGATGATGGTATTTACATTCTTCTAAAAGAGGTTTTAGATAACTGTATCGATGAGTTCGTAATGGGCTCAGGAAAAACTATTGAGGTAAGTATCAAAGAAAAAACGGTTACTGTTCGTGATTACGGACGTGGTATTCCGTTAGGGAAAGTGGTCGATGTAGTGTCGAAGATGAACACGGGAGGTAAATACGATTCTAAAGCTTTCCAGAAATCAGTTGGTTTAAATGGTGTCGGAACAAAAGCGGTTAATGCGCTTTCTACTTTTTTTCGTGTAGAATCGGTACGTGATGATAAACAAAAAGGAGCAGAGTTTTCTGCTGGAAATTTAGTTTTAGAAGAAGATATAATCGATACTACAAAACGTAAAGGAACAAAAGTAACTTTTACGCCAGACGAAACGATTTTCAAAAACTATAAATTCCGTTTAGAATATGTTATCAAAATGGTCAAAAATTATTGTTATCTAAACAATGGTTTGACGATTATTTTTAATGGAGAAAAATACTATTCAGAAAACGGACTTCGTGATTTGTTAGAAGAAACTATCAGCGAAGAAGATTTAGAATACCCAATTATTCATTTGAAAGACCATGATATTGAGGTGGCATTGACACATAGTAAAACTCAATACAGTGAAGAATATCACTCTTTCGTAAACGGTCAGAATACAACACAAGGAGGAACGCACTTAGCGGCTTACCGTGAAGCTGTTGTAAAAACAATACGTGAATTTTATAATAAGAATTTTGATGCGTCTGACGTTCGAAAATCGATTGTAAGTGCGATTAGTATTAAGGTGATGGAACCAGTTTTTGAGTCTCAGACCAAAACAAAATTAGGTTCTACCGATATGGGTTCTGACGACGGAACACCAGCAGTTTCTGTTCGTACTTTCGTTAATGATTTTATCAAAACGAAACTAGATAATTATCTACATAAAAATCCGCCGACAGCTGAAGCTTTATTGCGTAAAATTCTTCAGGCAGAACGCGAAAGAAAAGAATTGTCAGGAATTAGAAAACTGGCGACAGATCGTGCTAAAAAAGCCAATCTTCATAATAAAAAATTAAGAGATTGCCGTGCGCATCTTCCTGACACTAAAAATCCTAGAAACTTAGAAAGCACGCTTTTTATTACCGAGGGAGATTCGGCTT from Flavobacterium sp. KACC 22763 includes these protein-coding regions:
- a CDS encoding DNA topoisomerase IV subunit B, which produces MLEQNQYTEDNIRSLDWKEHIRMRPGMYIGKLGDGSSPDDGIYILLKEVLDNCIDEFVMGSGKTIEVSIKEKTVTVRDYGRGIPLGKVVDVVSKMNTGGKYDSKAFQKSVGLNGVGTKAVNALSTFFRVESVRDDKQKGAEFSAGNLVLEEDIIDTTKRKGTKVTFTPDETIFKNYKFRLEYVIKMVKNYCYLNNGLTIIFNGEKYYSENGLRDLLEETISEEDLEYPIIHLKDHDIEVALTHSKTQYSEEYHSFVNGQNTTQGGTHLAAYREAVVKTIREFYNKNFDASDVRKSIVSAISIKVMEPVFESQTKTKLGSTDMGSDDGTPAVSVRTFVNDFIKTKLDNYLHKNPPTAEALLRKILQAERERKELSGIRKLATDRAKKANLHNKKLRDCRAHLPDTKNPRNLESTLFITEGDSASGSITKSRDVNTQAVFSLRGKPLNSYGMSKKIVYENEEFNLLQAALDIEDGLEKLRYNNIVIATDADVDGMHIRLLLITFFLQFFPELIKEGHLYILQTPLFRVRNKKETIYCYSEEERKDAIEKLKPKPEITRFKGLGEISPDEFKNFIGDTIRLDPVMMDKHTSIEQLLSFYMGKNTPDRQEFIIKNLKVEIDELEEA